The following are encoded in a window of uncultured Ilyobacter sp. genomic DNA:
- the asnA gene encoding aspartate--ammonia ligase yields MKELIIPEGYSSKLSLLETEIAIKKLKDFFEKSLSEELNLTRVSAPFFVREESGLNDDLNGIEKAVSFSTIHEKELQVVHSLAKWKRMALYKYGFEEHTGLYTDMNAIRKDEELSNIHSLYVDQWDWEMIISREERTMEKLQEVVKRIYKVFKKTEAFIKGEYPHLTISFPEEITFISSQELEDRYPELTSKEREDKVAKEYGAVFITQIGKVLKSGEKHDGRAPDYDDWELNGDIIFWNDVLKRAFELSSMGIRVDAASLNKQLEHEEMLHRKDYPFHQLLLQDALPFTIGGGIGQSRICMFFLEKAHIGEVQSSVWPEEMAEECEKNGIKLL; encoded by the coding sequence ATGAAAGAACTAATTATACCAGAGGGATACAGCAGCAAACTATCTCTTTTGGAAACAGAGATAGCGATAAAAAAATTAAAGGATTTTTTTGAAAAATCACTTTCTGAAGAACTTAATCTGACTAGAGTTTCTGCACCTTTTTTTGTAAGAGAGGAATCAGGACTTAATGATGATTTGAACGGGATTGAAAAGGCGGTTTCTTTTTCTACAATTCATGAAAAGGAGCTTCAGGTGGTGCACTCTCTTGCAAAATGGAAGAGGATGGCCCTCTATAAATATGGATTTGAAGAGCATACAGGTCTTTATACTGACATGAATGCTATAAGAAAAGATGAGGAACTTTCAAATATCCACTCTCTTTATGTAGATCAGTGGGACTGGGAGATGATAATTTCACGTGAAGAAAGAACCATGGAAAAGCTTCAGGAAGTAGTAAAAAGAATTTATAAAGTATTTAAAAAGACTGAAGCATTTATAAAAGGGGAATATCCTCACCTTACGATAAGTTTTCCTGAGGAGATAACTTTTATAAGTTCTCAAGAATTGGAAGATAGGTATCCAGAACTTACATCTAAAGAGAGGGAGGATAAAGTTGCAAAGGAATATGGTGCAGTGTTTATAACCCAAATAGGGAAGGTGCTGAAATCAGGGGAGAAGCATGACGGAAGAGCCCCGGACTATGATGACTGGGAACTCAACGGAGATATAATATTCTGGAATGATGTATTAAAGAGAGCTTTTGAACTTTCATCTATGGGGATAAGAGTAGATGCCGCTTCTCTTAATAAGCAGCTTGAACATGAAGAGATGCTCCACAGAAAGGACTATCCTTTCCATCAGCTACTTCTTCAAGATGCTCTTCCTTTTACAATCGGGGGAGGAATCGGTCAGTCGAGAATCTGTATGTTTTTCCTTGAAAAGGCACATATTGGAGAGGTGCAGTCTTCTGTATGGCCTGAAGAGATGGCGGAAGAGTGCGAGAAAAACGGGATAAAACTTTTATAA
- a CDS encoding cobaltochelatase subunit CobN: protein MNKKKLVVVGFSPLKNQMLKLESEIKDYEIQYIGGKGLKSSQTLQDLLKDADAVMLGSVGGDENFGEFLEFLKTQEMDLPIIPVGDEMIQSNIGSVKSSIIQEINSYFIFGGDENITESFYYIGKNILRVGIDREITPPIQLPFDGIFHPDTDEVFKTFDQYRKWYKSARKETAKGWIGILIHRAYWVGNQRAIPYSITRQFEAQGIGVVPVFSYGSSDENSDIKNFDQIVDAYFSSGSSLVIEGLINMQMILDKNSDFETNMFENVVGKFKKLDIPVFRPIMSNFSDEKSWNNDPQGLPREISWSFTTPERQGMIEPIIIGCRDSSGNQVPIEERIVKFCSRAVKWLRLRKTENKDKKIAICLHNAPCSGVEATTGMAIGLDTFQSTVDVLDQLKLAGYSLGKIPEDGRALYKEIMEKKAIADFRWTTVEDIVKEGGCLYKMNLQGEDGYLSFYNRLSKKNIDEIEEMWGAPPGEGMVFDDQFIITGLQYGNITVFVQPKRGCYGSKCTGEVCKILHDPSCPPPHQYMATYHYLQNVLKVHAIVDMGTAGNLEFLPGKINALSGECYSDILIGDIPHVHIYHSGIPNEGIAAKRRAYAVTIDHLPSAFSSNPEALSGVKAVDEYLEASASGSLQEEFLKSKVEKILKKYLTKKELDGAEENFEECANKLRDQFAQTAVNCNMESLHVFGKVPEKYEATALIKEIIENDSPYLIELKKDMGDEMLFHEAVSELIEKTINGKKPEIQIPVVGEILKEIQCEILEIHSNVLSTGAEMINLIRSLDGAYIEPGPSGMPSDNGKNVIPTGKNFYMMDTEKIPTKAAYDVGVDVANQLLEMHYRNENRYPEKIAMHMISVDISLSKGEQLSQILYLIGVRPLWRDNGKVEGFEIIPLEELNRPRIDVTLRISGILRDSYPEVIEYLDRAIRAVSSLNEPLEMNYVKKNSMEMQKELEKSGFEPDERRSTMRIFGDRPGTYGAGVDLALKASAWKTEEDLAKVFIEFSSYAYGEKLSGDKAQHEFIENIKGSEVSYDTTNSRKYDVIACGASASVSGGFGIMKKIFSGKEMKRYHSSPNAKDRMVVKTLEDELRKKLSETMFNPLWKEAMKNQGALGAANLMKRIQNIFEWQCMTESFENKDIDQLVEQYVNNPEMKKWFQENNEFALEEIARRFLELHQREKWDANESILYELQKSYLEIEGDMEEKMENTEGEFQGGSIEVLNDDDILSWKEKLKYVNEVFQIKNSEKRMLS, encoded by the coding sequence TTGAACAAGAAAAAATTAGTCGTAGTGGGTTTCAGTCCTCTGAAAAATCAGATGTTAAAATTGGAGAGCGAAATCAAAGACTATGAGATCCAATATATTGGGGGAAAAGGATTAAAAAGCAGCCAGACCCTTCAAGATCTTTTAAAAGATGCAGATGCAGTTATGTTAGGAAGTGTAGGTGGAGACGAAAATTTCGGAGAATTTCTTGAGTTCCTAAAAACTCAAGAAATGGATCTCCCTATAATTCCCGTAGGTGATGAAATGATTCAAAGCAATATCGGAAGTGTCAAAAGTTCCATAATCCAGGAGATAAACAGTTATTTTATTTTTGGAGGGGATGAAAATATCACAGAATCATTCTATTATATCGGCAAAAATATCCTGAGAGTCGGTATCGACCGTGAAATAACTCCCCCTATACAGCTCCCTTTTGACGGTATATTTCATCCTGATACGGATGAAGTTTTCAAAACATTTGACCAGTATAGAAAATGGTACAAGTCAGCCAGGAAAGAAACTGCCAAGGGCTGGATAGGGATTCTCATTCACCGTGCCTACTGGGTTGGCAACCAAAGGGCTATTCCTTATTCCATCACCAGACAGTTTGAAGCTCAGGGTATAGGGGTGGTCCCGGTATTCAGCTACGGATCTTCTGATGAAAATTCAGACATTAAAAACTTTGATCAGATAGTGGATGCCTACTTCTCTTCCGGTTCCAGTCTTGTGATAGAAGGCCTTATAAATATGCAAATGATTTTAGATAAAAACTCCGACTTCGAAACAAATATGTTTGAAAATGTAGTGGGGAAATTCAAAAAACTGGATATCCCTGTTTTCAGACCCATTATGAGCAATTTTTCCGATGAAAAAAGTTGGAATAATGATCCCCAGGGACTTCCCAGAGAGATATCCTGGTCTTTTACAACTCCAGAAAGACAGGGGATGATAGAACCCATTATCATCGGATGCAGGGACAGCAGTGGGAATCAGGTTCCCATCGAAGAAAGAATTGTCAAATTCTGCAGTCGTGCAGTAAAATGGCTTCGGCTCAGAAAGACAGAAAACAAAGATAAAAAAATAGCCATCTGCCTGCACAATGCCCCTTGTTCAGGTGTAGAGGCAACCACGGGAATGGCTATAGGACTCGACACCTTCCAGAGTACAGTGGATGTTTTAGATCAGCTGAAGCTTGCAGGTTACTCTTTAGGGAAAATACCGGAGGATGGCAGAGCCCTGTATAAGGAGATTATGGAGAAAAAAGCCATCGCCGATTTTCGTTGGACAACGGTTGAGGATATCGTAAAAGAAGGGGGATGCCTCTATAAAATGAATCTCCAGGGAGAGGATGGATACCTCTCTTTCTATAACCGTCTGAGTAAAAAAAATATCGATGAAATCGAAGAGATGTGGGGGGCTCCACCTGGAGAGGGTATGGTCTTTGATGACCAGTTTATCATCACAGGCCTTCAGTATGGGAATATAACCGTGTTTGTCCAGCCCAAAAGGGGTTGCTACGGCTCTAAATGCACAGGCGAGGTATGCAAGATCCTTCACGATCCCTCATGCCCCCCGCCCCACCAGTATATGGCCACCTACCATTACCTGCAAAACGTACTAAAGGTTCATGCAATTGTAGATATGGGTACAGCAGGAAACCTGGAGTTTCTTCCGGGAAAAATTAATGCCCTTTCGGGAGAATGCTACAGTGATATTTTGATAGGAGATATACCCCATGTCCATATCTACCATTCAGGAATTCCCAACGAAGGGATTGCTGCCAAGAGAAGGGCGTATGCGGTAACCATCGATCATCTGCCTTCTGCCTTCAGCAGCAACCCTGAGGCGTTGTCCGGCGTGAAAGCTGTAGATGAATATCTGGAGGCATCCGCAAGCGGCAGTCTCCAGGAAGAATTCTTAAAAAGCAAAGTCGAGAAGATTCTTAAAAAATACCTCACAAAAAAAGAACTGGATGGAGCAGAGGAAAATTTTGAAGAATGTGCAAATAAACTGAGAGATCAGTTTGCACAAACTGCGGTGAATTGCAATATGGAGTCTCTTCATGTTTTTGGTAAAGTCCCTGAGAAATATGAGGCTACTGCTCTTATAAAGGAGATAATCGAGAACGACTCCCCTTATCTCATAGAGCTGAAGAAGGATATGGGAGATGAAATGTTATTTCATGAGGCTGTCAGCGAGCTCATAGAAAAGACAATAAATGGCAAAAAACCGGAGATCCAAATCCCCGTTGTGGGTGAAATTTTGAAGGAAATACAGTGTGAGATTCTGGAAATACATAGTAATGTCCTCTCTACAGGTGCAGAGATGATAAATCTCATCAGGTCATTAGACGGAGCTTACATTGAGCCTGGTCCATCGGGTATGCCAAGTGACAACGGAAAGAACGTGATCCCAACTGGAAAAAACTTCTATATGATGGATACCGAAAAGATCCCAACAAAAGCTGCCTATGATGTGGGAGTAGATGTGGCCAACCAACTACTGGAGATGCATTACCGAAATGAGAACAGATATCCTGAAAAAATAGCAATGCATATGATCTCAGTGGACATTTCACTTTCCAAGGGGGAACAGCTGTCTCAGATTCTTTATCTTATAGGGGTGAGGCCTCTTTGGCGTGACAACGGAAAAGTCGAAGGATTTGAAATTATCCCTCTCGAAGAGCTAAACAGGCCACGTATAGATGTTACTCTCAGAATTTCAGGTATTTTACGGGATTCTTACCCTGAAGTGATAGAATATCTGGACCGAGCTATAAGAGCTGTCTCAAGTTTGAATGAGCCTCTGGAGATGAACTATGTAAAAAAGAACAGTATGGAGATGCAGAAAGAACTTGAAAAATCAGGTTTTGAACCGGATGAAAGAAGGTCAACCATGAGAATATTTGGCGATCGTCCCGGTACTTATGGTGCCGGAGTAGATCTGGCTCTCAAGGCCAGTGCCTGGAAAACCGAGGAAGATCTTGCAAAGGTTTTCATTGAATTCTCATCCTATGCCTATGGGGAAAAACTCAGTGGTGACAAGGCACAGCATGAATTCATAGAAAACATCAAGGGATCAGAGGTCTCCTATGATACTACAAATTCAAGAAAATATGATGTAATAGCCTGCGGAGCTTCTGCATCTGTTTCAGGCGGGTTCGGTATTATGAAAAAGATTTTCTCAGGAAAAGAGATGAAAAGATATCACAGTTCCCCTAATGCAAAAGATCGTATGGTTGTAAAGACTCTGGAGGATGAATTGAGGAAAAAGCTGAGTGAGACTATGTTCAACCCTTTATGGAAAGAGGCTATGAAAAATCAGGGAGCTCTTGGAGCCGCCAACCTCATGAAGAGGATTCAGAATATTTTTGAATGGCAATGTATGACAGAGTCCTTTGAAAACAAGGATATTGACCAACTAGTAGAGCAATATGTCAATAATCCTGAAATGAAAAAATGGTTCCAGGAAAATAATGAATTCGCCTTGGAAGAGATAGCCAGAAGATTTCTGGAATTACATCAAAGAGAGAAGTGGGATGCAAACGAATCCATCCTCTATGAACTCCAAAAGAGTTATCTGGAGATCGAAGGGGATATGGAAGAAAAAATGGAGAATACAGAGGGTGAATTTCAGGGAGGAAGTATAGAAGTTTTAAATGATGACGACATCCTTTCCTGGAAAGAAAAGTTGAAATATGTTAATGAAGTTTTTCAAATTAAAAATTCAGAAAAAAGAATGCTGTCTTGA
- a CDS encoding magnesium chelatase subunit D family protein — MKRKFVYPFPAVIGQEKVKKALILNVINPNIGGVLISGEKGTAKSTVVRGLADLIPQMEIVEMPLNTTEDRLIGSINIEHAIFKGEIAFESGILKKAHKNILYVDEVNLLSEHIVNCLLETSASGVNRVEREGLSHTHDSKFVLVGTMNPEEGMLRSQFLDRFGIFVEVTGSSDSKERIAIISKRLEYEVAPENFMEKHRTDMNSLSEKILNARNRLPEIKVTESVMQLASRISMESNCAGHRAEIIIVETAKAIAAFDGRKNITAKDIKEAASYALPHRVREMPPQQSPEEDPKEQEQQEQEDNAEGQENNPQEDSQEEEPQEQEQQPENQQDEQIEKEMQENNQEEENDETPEQDQTNNSQGDQNNIEDNIEDIGDLFSVQSLNLQPLLDRKKRNGSGKRSKTKTDSVQGRYVRYVLPKNQVKDLAFDATLRAAAPFQNTRDKNGLALAINSSDFREKVREKRMGNTILFVVDASGSMGVKQRMKAVKGAIMSLLTDAYQKRDKVGMVAFRKKGAEYVLGITRSVDLAQKCLKELPTGGKTPLAEGMHMAYEILKAEKAKDPDTAPLLVLISDGRANVSLNDRNPYEEAIEVAKKIKFEGIHGLVIDSEKDFIRLGLAQKVSEAMNADYCKLEDLEADQIAHTIRSIM; from the coding sequence AAGTGAAAAAAGCACTGATATTGAATGTAATAAATCCAAATATAGGCGGCGTGCTGATAAGTGGAGAAAAGGGAACGGCAAAATCTACTGTGGTAAGGGGACTTGCTGACCTCATACCGCAAATGGAAATAGTTGAGATGCCTCTAAACACTACTGAAGACCGCCTCATAGGATCAATAAACATTGAACACGCCATCTTCAAAGGGGAAATTGCCTTTGAATCCGGTATCCTAAAAAAAGCCCACAAAAACATCCTATATGTGGATGAGGTGAACCTTCTCAGCGAGCACATTGTCAACTGCCTGCTGGAAACCTCGGCGTCTGGTGTCAACAGGGTTGAGAGAGAGGGGCTGTCCCACACCCATGATTCCAAATTTGTGTTAGTTGGGACCATGAACCCCGAAGAGGGGATGCTCAGGTCGCAGTTTTTGGACAGATTTGGTATTTTCGTAGAGGTGACAGGAAGCAGTGATTCCAAGGAGCGAATAGCTATAATTTCAAAAAGACTTGAATATGAAGTTGCCCCGGAAAATTTCATGGAAAAGCACAGGACTGACATGAATTCTCTTTCTGAAAAAATCCTAAACGCCCGTAACAGGCTGCCTGAAATAAAGGTCACAGAAAGCGTAATGCAACTTGCTTCCCGTATCTCTATGGAATCAAACTGTGCGGGTCACAGGGCTGAAATTATAATAGTAGAAACTGCTAAAGCTATCGCAGCTTTTGACGGCAGAAAAAATATAACTGCAAAGGACATAAAAGAAGCGGCATCATACGCACTGCCACACCGTGTAAGGGAAATGCCGCCACAACAGTCCCCAGAGGAAGATCCTAAGGAACAAGAGCAGCAAGAACAAGAAGATAATGCTGAAGGTCAGGAAAATAATCCCCAGGAAGACAGCCAGGAGGAGGAACCTCAAGAACAAGAGCAGCAACCAGAAAACCAGCAGGATGAACAAATTGAAAAGGAAATGCAGGAAAATAATCAGGAGGAGGAAAACGATGAGACCCCTGAGCAAGATCAAACAAACAATTCACAAGGTGACCAAAATAATATAGAAGATAACATTGAGGATATAGGGGATCTTTTTAGTGTACAGTCTTTAAATCTTCAGCCTCTTTTGGACAGAAAAAAACGTAACGGCAGTGGTAAAAGAAGCAAGACGAAAACTGATTCAGTACAAGGAAGATATGTCAGATATGTACTTCCCAAAAATCAAGTGAAGGACTTAGCCTTTGATGCAACCCTTCGTGCTGCTGCTCCTTTTCAAAATACACGAGATAAAAATGGACTGGCCCTGGCTATAAACAGCTCTGATTTCAGGGAAAAGGTCCGTGAAAAAAGAATGGGTAACACCATTTTATTCGTGGTGGATGCCAGCGGTTCCATGGGGGTAAAACAAAGGATGAAGGCAGTCAAAGGAGCTATAATGTCCCTTCTCACAGACGCCTATCAGAAAAGGGACAAGGTTGGTATGGTCGCTTTTAGAAAAAAAGGAGCTGAGTATGTCCTCGGTATCACCAGAAGTGTGGACCTGGCACAAAAATGCCTGAAAGAACTTCCTACCGGTGGTAAGACTCCTCTGGCAGAGGGGATGCACATGGCATATGAGATTTTAAAAGCTGAAAAAGCAAAAGATCCAGATACAGCCCCTCTTCTGGTATTGATCTCAGACGGCAGGGCCAATGTCTCGCTGAATGATCGAAATCCTTACGAAGAGGCTATAGAAGTTGCAAAAAAAATAAAATTTGAGGGCATCCACGGACTGGTTATAGATTCTGAGAAAGATTTTATCAGGCTAGGATTGGCCCAAAAGGTTTCAGAGGCTATGAACGCCGACTACTGTAAACTTGAGGATTTAGAGGCAGACCAGATAGCCCATACAATCAGGAGCATCATGTAA